TCAATGCGATTGCTCAGTCTCACGGCGGTACGGTTTCGGCCGCAAGTGCGGGCGCCGGTGAAGGCAGCGAATTCACGCTCAAGCTGCCGATCATCGTGTAGCCACATCTGCCTGCGCGTCTTTTTGGCAGCGTGCAGGCGAAGCGGACAATTGCCTTTCAGCCGATGAACCGCGTGGGACGGGCGAACCGGGCAAAGAATCTCGAAGTTCGCGCGATGCGCAATCCACATTGGGCCGTAACGCGATGCCATGCCAGGGCGCGAATCTGCGTCGAATACCGGCGCGACTTATAATCGACTATATAACGGCCAGACTTTGGGTCGCGCGAAGATTGCCGCCTCGCGTCGTGCTGCGGTATAGCCCGTCAAGGCCTTGGAGTATTCCTCCTTCTATCCATCTTTATCGTCAGGAAATCGTCGGCGAAAGCGGCGCGGTTCCGGGCGAGTTGCTGAGAGGGTGAAATGGCTCAAGGTCATCAAGAAAACGAAAATCATCTGCTGGCCGTGCTGCCTGAGCTGGAGTGGGAGCGCCTGGCGCCACATCTGGTGCTCATGGATATGCCGTTGGGCAACGTCGTCTACGAATCGGGCGATCGCCTCAATTACGTTTATTTCCCGACCACCTGTATCGTGTCGCTGCTGTATGTGATGGAGGACGGTGCGTCCGCCGAAATCGCGATTGTCGGCAACGAAGGGCTCATCGGCATCGCGCTGTTCATGGGGGGCGAGACCACGCCCAGCCGGGCGGTCGTGCAGAGCGCCGGCAAGGCGTATCGGCTCGATGCTCAAATCCTGAAAGAAGAATTTCATCGCGCCGGCCCCGTGCAGCGCCTTCTGCTTCGCTATACGCAGGCGCTGATCACGCAGATGGCGCAGACCGCCGTGTGCAATCGACACCATTCGATCGACCAGCAGTTGTGCAGGTGGCTTCTGCTCAGCATCGACCGCCTCTCTTCAAACGAATTGAAGATGACCCAGGAACTGATCGCCAACATGCTGGGCGTGCGCCGCTCCGGGGTAACCGAGGCCGCGCTTAAATTGCAGGACGCGGGGTTGATTCGCTACAGTCATGGCCACATCGAGGTACTGGACAGACCGGGGCTCGAAAAACGTGTGTGCGAATGTTATGGCGTGGTGAAGCGCGAATTCGACCGGCTGTTGCCTGCTTTGAAAGCGCTATAAGGATCTCGCGAGGATCTCGCGTCAACCGGCTTGAAAAGCCTGCTTCCTACGTACCAACGGATTTCCTGGTGCGGCGGTCGTCATTTAACTTCGAACTTTCTGGAGCGCATCCAAAAATATAACGGCCAACAACCGATCCTGGCGCATTAGTCCTGAGTGGCCATATCGGTAGCGTCGGCCTGTACCAGTGCACGCACGAGCAGGTACACGGCTGGCAGGTCGTCGTCGTCACGTTTCCAGTCGACGGGTTCGTCGAGATCCATCCCGGACAAACGACTGTCGCCAAACCGGACGAACGTTGAGCGCACAGTCTCGTTGTGCCTCGCCCGGAAGCCCCGATTCTCAAAGACCTGTTCGTCGATTGTCAGCAGTGTGCGCCACGTGGGCAATCGCGCGCCACTTGAGTAACGGCGACGGCCACTGTCGAGGTAACGAGCTGCAACCGTGGCGATGATCTGCTGGAGGTCGAGCGACGCGCTGCGGAGTGCGCGTTCGAGGGCGACGGGATTGATGTCGTGGACATCCATATCAAGAGCAGCGTTGTTAATCATACTGTTGTCTTCCTGAAGACTCGCGGCAACTCGCAGCATCAAAGTTGATGTTTCAACAACGGTTGGTTTCGCTGCGCCAACAGCTGGCGGATCTGGGCAAGATAGTCATCGCCGACCGTGCAGTCTTCAACAGGCCGGCTATGCTGACGAGGCGGTGGTGGACGTACGCCGAGATAGCGGCACACCGCGGACAGGTACGGTTTGCCGTTGCCTCCCAGATGTCGCGCAGCAGCGGCCACGCGCACGTCTCCGACATGCTTGCGCAACCACTCAAGCGTTTCGCGGTCACCGTCGTTCAAGATGCGGATGAGCTGGTTCATGGCCGATCCTGTATATAAAAACAGTACTGTTAATTTATACAGTATTTAGCCGGGATGCAAGTCAATTCGCAGAATGTTGGACCTGTGGAGAGAGAAGATGGCGATCAAGGTCGATGCGCAATTGGTGGTGGGGCAAGCAGTGGCGGCTGACGCTGGTGGCGCCGGTGGTGGCGATCTGGTTGCTGCGCTTCGTTTTATGCAATTTGTTATTCGTGCAGCGGCGAATTGTGGGCGGTGACTCTCGAGAGCGCGTCTCAGTGAGGGCGGCGAGACACTAGGCAACTCATGGTCCGGTCGATACTGCGGCTAACCATGCGATCAACACGTAAAGTGTCAAGCCAGCACCAAGTGCGGCAAACTTTGCAGCGCGCATTAGGGATTTCTCGTGAGTCGTTGAGCCGATTGCCATTAAACCGGGAAGACAGCCTACGCGACCTGCAGAAAGAGCAATTGCCTCGGTGGCAAAATGCGCGCTTCGCCGAAGGCTGGTCGAGCCCCAGGCTCAGCAACGACGAGTTGAGCGTAATCGCGCGTCGTATGGCCGAATGACCTCGTCGCAGGGTGCTCGTCAATCGCCTTCATGATTGTTATTACGGCGAGCAACGTCGACAAGTTTCGCGTAGTTACCTTCGGTCGGCCGTCGCGTCGACTGGCGAACAATTTGAGTAAGGGGTTTCCCTGGGTGGCGGGAACCACTGCACCGGGCGAACGAATGCAGCCAGATAGGGCGTTGCGTCGCATTGTGCTGCAGTCGTACTGTGCATACGATGCCGTGAATAGGTGGATTTTTCTGTAAGTAGTTGTTTTTTATATAAATAGTCTGCCGAGGTTGTGGCCGGGCACGGCTCGCGAGTTCGAACTTAAGTGAACAAAGTTCAAAACCAGGCGAATCTCGGCACGAAGTTAAGTGAATCCCCGCCGCCATCCCTTCTTGAATTTGTCACCACCCGTCCATATAATTAGCACTCGCTGCACGAGAGTGCTAACAACATCGCCGGCTGGCTCAGCCAGCCGGGTTTTCTCAGCGTTCTTCAGTCTCAATCAAGAGAGGAGTATGTATGAACCTTCGTCCTTTGCATGATCGCGTGATCGTCAAACGTCTGGATCAAGAAACCAAGACTGCGTCGGGCATCGTGATCCCCGAAGCCGCAGCAGAAAAGCCGGATCAAGGCGAAATTCTGGCAGTCGGCCCGGGCAAGCGTGACGACAAGGGCGCTCAGATCGCGCTCGACGTGAAGGTTGGTGACCGCGTCCTGTTCGGCAAGTACGCAGGCCAGACCGTCAAGGTCGACGGCAACGAACTGCT
This genomic stretch from Paraburkholderia dioscoreae harbors:
- a CDS encoding Crp/Fnr family transcriptional regulator, encoding MAQGHQENENHLLAVLPELEWERLAPHLVLMDMPLGNVVYESGDRLNYVYFPTTCIVSLLYVMEDGASAEIAIVGNEGLIGIALFMGGETTPSRAVVQSAGKAYRLDAQILKEEFHRAGPVQRLLLRYTQALITQMAQTAVCNRHHSIDQQLCRWLLLSIDRLSSNELKMTQELIANMLGVRRSGVTEAALKLQDAGLIRYSHGHIEVLDRPGLEKRVCECYGVVKREFDRLLPALKAL
- a CDS encoding DUF2471 domain-containing protein; the protein is MINNAALDMDVHDINPVALERALRSASLDLQQIIATVAARYLDSGRRRYSSGARLPTWRTLLTIDEQVFENRGFRARHNETVRSTFVRFGDSRLSGMDLDEPVDWKRDDDDLPAVYLLVRALVQADATDMATQD
- the groES gene encoding co-chaperone GroES, whose protein sequence is MNLRPLHDRVIVKRLDQETKTASGIVIPEAAAEKPDQGEILAVGPGKRDDKGAQIALDVKVGDRVLFGKYAGQTVKVDGNELLVMREEDIMAVVQK